A single window of Eleginops maclovinus isolate JMC-PN-2008 ecotype Puerto Natales chromosome 19, JC_Emac_rtc_rv5, whole genome shotgun sequence DNA harbors:
- the kcnf1b gene encoding potassium voltage-gated channel subfamily F member 1 produces the protein MWTVPKPKYRRGSCTEGEIAVNIGGVRVELFGDVLNRYPESRLAELLTCSTQDQEVISSLCDDFDPGRKEFYFDRDPDAFKCIIDVYYFDEIHIKPGICPICFIKEMEFWKIDQSVLDECCKSYLSEKEEELTEIANKVKVILEDLEEDRCITRTQRCQRFLWRLMEKPGSSLPARVIAITSFLSVVVSALVMCIGTIPELQLMDAEDKLVEHPILVGIDTACMLWFTAEYLLRLASSPNKLNFALSFMNVIDFLAIMPFYVVLTLTSLGTASMMELANVQQAVQALRIMRIARIFKLARHSSGLQTLTYALKNSLKELGLLLMYMGVGIFVFSALAYTMEQSHPETLFSSIPQSFWWAIITMTTVGYGDIYPKTTLGRCNAAVSFLCGVIAIALPIHPIINNFVVFYNKQKVLETAAKHEVELMELKNSGLRRKSRN, from the coding sequence atgtggaCAGTTCCGAAACCAAAATATCGAAGAGGTTCGTGCACCGAGGGGGAGATTGCTGTGAACATTGGCGGAGTCCGGGTGGAGCTTTTTGGGGATGTTTTGAACCGATACCCTGAGAGCAGACTGGCGGAGTTGTTGACCTGCTCCACCCAGGACCAAGAAGTCATATCGTCGCTTTGTGATGACTTCGATCCGGGCAGAAAGGAGTTTTACTTCGACCGAGATCCTGATGCATTCAAGTGCATCATCGACGTCTACTACTTTGATGAAATCCACATCAAACCCGGCATCTGCCCCATCTGTTTCATCAAGGAGATGGAGTTCTGGAAAATAGACCAAAGCGTTTTGGATGAATGTTGCAAAAGTTACCTAagtgagaaggaggaggagctgacAGAGATCGCGAACAAAGTGAAAGTGATTCTGGAGGACCTGGAGGAGGATCGGTGCATTACGCGCACCCAGCGGTGCCAGAGGTTTTTATGGAGACTGATGGAGAAACCGGGGTCCTCTCTTCCGGCGCGCGTCATTGCCATTACATCCTTCCTGTCTGTCGTGGTTTCGGCATTGGTTATGTGCATAGGCACCATCCCGGAGCTACAGCTGATGGACGCTGAGGACAAACTGGTGGAGCACCCGATCCTGGTGGGGATCGACACCGCTTGCATGTTATGGTTCACCGCTGAGTACCTGCTGCGTCTTGCCTCCTCTCCGAACAAGCTGAACTTCGCGCTCTCCTTCATGAACGTCATAGACTTTTTGGCCATCATGCCTTTCTACGTTGTCCTGACCCTCACATCCCTCGGCACCGCATCCATGATGGAGCTGGCTAACGTCCAACAGGCGGTGCAGGCGCTGCGCATCATGCGTATCGCGCGTATTTTCAAGCTGGCTCGCCACTCCTCCGGGCTGCAGACTCTGACCTACGCGCTCAAGAATAGCCTGAAGGAGCTGGGGCTTCTCCTTATGTACATGGGGGTGGGCATCTTTGTGTTCTCAGCGCTGGCCTACACCATGGAGCAAAGCCACCCAGAGACGCTTTTCAGCAGCATCCCTCAGTCTTTCTGGTGGGCCATCATCACCATGACCACGGTGGGCTACGGAGACATCTACCCAAAAACCACGCTGGGCAGGTGCAATGCAGCCGTGAGCTTTCTGTGTGGAGTCATAGCCATCGCTTTGCCCATCCACCCCATCATCAATAACTTCGTGGTGTTTTACAACAAGCAGAAAGTGTTGGAGACTGCAGCAAAGCACGAGGTGGAGCTGATGGAGCTCAAGAATTCTGGCCTGCGCAGAAAAAGCAGGAATTAG